The following DNA comes from Microbacterium wangchenii.
GGCATCCAGCGGCATCTGCTCGATGAAGCGCATCTGGGCGCCCACGTCCACGGCGTACTGGACGAGGTCGACGAGCTCGTCGTCGTTGACCCCGCGCATCGCGACGGCGTTGAGCTTGAGGGGCCGGAGAGGGGATGCGGCGGCCGCCGCGATGCCGGCGAGGACGTCGTCCAGCCGGTCGCGGCGTGTGAGAGCGGCGAAGCGATCCCGGCGCACCGTGTCGATGCTGATGTTCAGCCGCGCGAGGCCTGCGTCGACGAGGTCGGGCAGCAGCTCGGGGAGGCGGATGCCGTTCGTGGTCATCGCGACCTCGACCGGTCCGTCGGCGCCGCGGATCGTCGCGATCCGGCGCACCACATCGACGATGTCGGTGCGCAGGAGGGGCTCGCCTCCGGTGAGGCGGAAGGTGGTCACGCCGAGGGAGGCGGCGACCGTGGCGATCTCGACGATCTCGTCCACGGTGAGGATGCTCGTCTTGGCGAGCCACTCGTTGCCCTGCTCGGGCATGCAGTACGTGCACCGCAGCGAGCAGCGGTCGGTGAGGGAGATGCGCAGGTCGCGATGGATGCGGCCGTGCGTGTCGGCGAGCGCCCCGGTCTGGCCCTCGGGCGCGGCTCCGCGCATGCGCAGGATGACGGGTGTCGCACTCACCCCGCGGCCGCCGTTTCACGCATGTTCCGAGGCTACGGGTTATTCCCGGCCCGTGGCACTGGTGAGCGATTGTTCGATGGCGAGAGACTGGCCGCCAGGTGCGGACGAACGCATGTTAGCGTGTGGTCCGACCACACGCGCGGCCGGAAAATCGGAGGATCCCGTGGAGCTGCTCGACCCGCTACTTCTCGCCCGATGGCAGTTCGGGCTCACGACGCTCTACCACTACCTCTTCGTGCCGCTGACCCTCGGCCTGGCGCTGGTCACGGCGATCTTCCAGACCGTGTGGTACCGCACCGGCGACGTGAAGTGGCTGCACCTGACGCGCTTCTTCGGCAAGATCTTCCTGATCAACTTCGCCATGGGTGTGGTCACCGGCATCGTGCAGGAGTTCCAGTTCGGGATGAACTGGTCGTCCTACTCGCGCTTCGTCGGAGACGTCTTCGGCGCCCCCCTCGCGTTCGAGGGCCTGCTGGCCTTCTTCCTCGAGGCGACCTTCATCGGTCTGTGGATCTTCGGGTGGGACAAGCTCCCCCGGCTCGCGCACCTGGCGAGCATCTGGATGGCCGCGATCGGGGCCACTCTGTCGGCCTACTTCATCCTCGCCGCCAACGCCTTCATGCAGAACCCGGTCGGCTACGAGATGGCCGCCGACGGATCGCGGGCCGAGCTCGTGGACTTCTGGGCGCTGCTGACCAATCCGGTCGCCCTCGCCGCCTTCCCGCATACCATCACCTCGGCGTGGATGTTCGCCGCCGCCGTCCTCATCGCCGTGTCGGCGTGGCACCTGATGCGCCACCAGAACGTCGAGACCATGCGCACGTCGCTGCGCTTCGGCATGTGGTTCATGGTGATCTCCTTCGTGGGCGTGGCCATCTCCGGCGACCAGCTGAGCATCGTCATGACGGCGACGCAGCCGATGAAGATGGCCGCCGCCGAGGCGATGTACGACAGCGCGTGCGGGGCGGATGCATCCTTCTCGTTGTTCTCCATTGGGACGCCCGACGGCTCCGAGGAGATCTGGTCGCTGCGCGTGCCGTACCTGCTGTCACTGCTGTCCACGCACTCGCTGGACGGATGCGTCGAGGGCATCAACGACCTGCAGGCGCTGTACAACGAGCAGTTCGGCCCCGGCGACTACACGCCCATCATCTGGATCACCTACTGGTCGTTCCGCTGGATGATGGGACTGGGCGGAATCGCGGCGCTGCTGTCGGTGGCCGGTCTGTGGGTCACGCGCAAGAAGTCGACGTTCCAGATGAAGCCGTGGATGTGGCGCGTGTTCGTGTGGTCGGCGCCGCTGCCGCTGCTGGGGAGCCTCGTCGGCTGGGTCTTCACCGAGATGGGGCGTCAGCCGTGGATCGTGTTCAGTCTCATGCTGACCGAGGACGGCGTCTCCCCGAGCGTGCCGGGATGGAACGTGCTCGTCTCGCTCATCGCGTTCACCGCGATCTACGCCACCCTCGCCGTGGTGGAGCTGGGCCTCATCATCAAGTACGCGCAGAAGGGACCTGACCCGCTCCCCGATCCGGATGCGCCGGCGGAGCCCGACTCCGTCGAGAACACCCCGACGACCGTCTACTAGGAGCTCATCATGGACCTCGCCTACCTCTGGTTCTGGATCGTCGGGTTCCTGTTCGTCGGGTACTTCGTCCTGGACGGGTTCGACTTCGGCGTGGGGATGTCGCTGCCCTTCCTGGGCAAGGACGACATCTCGCGCCGCCAGATCATCAACACGATCGGCCCCGTGTGGGACCTCAACGAGACGTGGGTCATCGTCGCCGGGGCGTGCCTGTTCGCCGCGTTCCCCGAGTGGTACGCGACGCTGTTCAGCGGGTTCTACCTGCCGCTGCTGGTGATCCTGCTGGCCCTCATCGCCCGCGGCGTCTCGTTCGAGTACCGGCATCAGCGCGACTCGCTGCGGTGGAAGCGCAACTTCGACCGCATGATCATCGTCGGATCGGCCCTGCCGGCGTTCCTGTGGGGCGTCGCGGTGGCCAACATCGTCCAGGGCGTGCCCATCGACGCCGACTTCGAGTTCACCGGCACGGTGCTGACGCTGCTCAACCCCTATGGGCTGCTGGGCGGGCTCACGACGCTCCTGCTGTTCTTCGTGCACGGCGTGTACTTCGTCGCGCTGAAGACCGACGGGAAGGTCCACGCCGACGCGCGGCGCCTGGCCACCAAGGCGGGGGTGCTCGCGGTCGCCGTGGCGGCGGTGTTCGTGGCGTGGACGGTGTTCGCGCACTTCTCCCTCCCCGTGCTCGCCCTCGGTGCGGTCGCCGCGGTCCTGCTGATCTCCTCGGTCCTCGCGAACCTGCGCGACCGCGAGGGATGGGCGTTCGGGTTCGGCGCGGCCACCATCCTGACCGCCGTGCTGATGCTCTGGTTCGCACTCTTCCCCAACGTCATGCCCTCCTCCACCGACCCGGCCTTCAGCCTCACGATCGAGAACGCCTCGAGCACCGACTACACCCTCACGATCATGAGCTGGGCCGCGCTGATCTTCCTCCCGCTCGTGCTGGCCTACCAGGGGTGGACGTACTGGGTCTTCCGCAAGCGCGTCACCCGCGATCGCATCGAGAAGGCCGCGCAGCTCGCGCACTGACCCCGTGACCGACCGGTCCGTGCGCGAGCTGCGCGGTGAGAGGATCGAGGGGATGAGCGCCACCACCGGGACGCAGCGCCGGCGTGGTCCGGTCGACCCGCGGCTGCTCACCTATGCCCGGGCCTCCCGCGGTTTCCTCGCCGTGAGCGCGGCTCTCGTCCTGGCCCAGACCGGAGTGATCGTCGGCTTCGCGTGGACGCTCACCTCCGCCCTCGTGGGGGCGATCGAGGGGACGCCGGTGGCCGAGCTCCTGCCGCTGCTGGGCGCGGCGGCCGGCCTGGTGCTGGTGCGCGCCATCCTCGTCCTGGCCTCCGAGCGGGTGAGCGCGCGCGGCGGCGCGGCCGCGTCGCTGCAGCTGCGTCAGGCCCTCATCAACGCGGTCGGCCGCCTCGGCCCCGGCTGGCTCGGCTCCCGCAACGCCGCCGCGCTGGCCGTCACCGCCGGGCACGGACTGGAGGCGCTGGACGCCTACTTCGGCCGGTACCTGCCGCAGCTGGTCGCCACCGCACTCACGACCCCCCTCCTCATCGGCGCGATCGCACTGGCCGATCCGCTGTCCGGGCTCACGGTCATCCTGACCATCCCGCTCATCCCCCTCTTCATGGTGCTCATCGGCCTGGCCACGCGCGCCGTGCAGCGCCGTCAGTACGACACGCTGGGCCGCCTCGCCGCCCGGTTCGCCGACACCGTCGAAGGTCTCGGCACGCTCAAGGCCTTCGGTCGCGACCGCCGCGCTGCAGACGGGATCGAGGAGGTCACGCGCCGGTACAAGCGCGAGACGATGGCGGTGCTGCGGGTGTCGTTCCTCTCCGGCTTCGCGCTGGAGTTCCTCGCGTCCATCTCCGTCGCCATCGTCGCCGTGACGATCGGGTTCCGCCTGCTGGCGGGCGACATGGAGCTGCTGGTGGGTCTGTTCGTGCTGCTGCTGGCGCCCGAGGCGTACCTGCCGCTGCGACAGGTGGGCGTGCAGTTCCACGCCGCCTCCGAGGGCGTGGCCGCGACCGACGAGATCTTCGGGGTGCTCGACGCCGCCGCATCCGCCCCCGCTCCCGCGGCACGGCCTGCCGGCGGATCGCGGATCCGCACGCGCGGGCTCGCGGTGCGCCGAGGCGAGCGGATGCTGACACCGGTGGACCTCGCGATCGACCCGGGCCGCGTCACGTGGCTGCGCGGGGCCAGCGGCGCCGGCAAATCCAGCGTCGTCGCGGCGCTCCTGGGATTCACGCCGTACGAGGGCGAGATCCTCGTGGACGACGCGGTCCGCGCCGACGCGCGGGACTGCATCGCATGGGCCGGACAGCGGGCGGGCCTCGTCTCCGGCACGGTCGCCGCGAACGTCGGGCTCGGAGCGGACGACGTCGACGCCGCGCTCGTGCGCGCGTGCCTCGCCGACGCGCAGGCCGCCGACATCGACCCGGGCCTCCTCCTGGGTGCGGGCGGGTCGGGGCTGTCGGGCGGCCAGGCCCAGCGCGTCGCGGTCGCCCGTGCCCTGTACCGCCTGCGCTCGGGCGACGCCCGCGTCCTCGTCCTGGACGAGCCCTCCAGCGCCCTGGACGCCGGCACCGAGGCGGCGCTGTGGCGCAGCATCCGCGGTATCGCCGACGAGGGCGCCGGGGTGCTCCTGGTGTCGCACCGCGCCTCGGCCGCCTCGATCGCCGACGACGTCGTGACCCTTGCCGCTCCGCAGGACGCGGCGGGCGCGGGCATCGTGGCGGACGATCCCCGCGAGACCACCGACGGAGGCCGGTCGTGAACGGGCGGGTGCGCAGCATCCTGCGGGCCGCGCAGCCCTCGCCGCGCCGGTTCGCCCCGGCGGTGCTCGCCGGGGTGGGCACCGCCGTGAGCGCCATCGCACTGCTGGCAGCCAGCGCGTGGCTCATCGCGCGCGCCGCCGAGCAGCCGCTCGTGCTGTACCTGTCGGCGGCCGTCGTCGCGGTGCGGGCGTTCGCGCTGGGTCGCGGCGTGTTCCGCTACCTCGAGCGCCTCGCCGGCCACGACGCGGCCCTCGGCCGGCTCGCCACGGTGCGCGCGGGCCTCGTGCGCGACATCGTCCCCCTCTCCCCCGACGGCCTCGGCCGCGCGCGCCGCGGGGAGATGCTCTCCAGCCTCGTCGACGACGTCGAGGAGTTGCAGAACCTGCCGCTGCGCGTCGTCCAGCCCCTCGCCGTCGCCGTGCTTGTGTCGCTGGCGAGCGTCGTCTTCGTCGCGTTCGTGTCGTGGCCCGCGGCCCTCACGCTGCTGCTGTGCCTGGCCGTCGCGTTCGCCCTCGCCGTGGGCCTGGGCTGGGCAGCCGGTGCCCGCGCCGAGCGGGCGATCGCGCCCCTGCGCGCCGCCGTGGCCGACGACGTCTTCGACCTGCTCGTCTCCCTCGACGTCCTGACGGCCTTCGGTGGGCTCGACGCCGCGCGCGCCCGCGTGCGAACCGCCGACGAGCGCCTGCGGCGCGCGGTCGTCCGGCGCGGCGTCGCGCAGGGCGCCACCTCCGCCGCGGTGTCGCTGCTGGCCGGTCTCGCCTCGCTCCTCGCGCTCGTGGTGGCCGCCCCCGGGGTCGCCGACGGGACGCTGAGCGGGCCGGGCCTTGCCGTGGTCGTGCTGCTGCCGATGGCCGTGTTCGAAGTGTTCGGCCCCGTCCCCCTGGCGCTGGCGTCGTGGCGGCAGGTGCGCGGCGCGGCCGAGCGCATCGCCGAGACGGTGCCCGACCGCATCCCCGAGGGCCTCCCGCACGACGAGCCGGCGCCCACGGGTGCGGCGCCGGCCCTCGGCGACGGCCTCGTGCTGCGGGACGTCCGCGCGCACTGGCCCGCGCGCTCGGATGCCGACGCCGACGCCGGCCGGCTCGTCGACGTCTCGCTGCGGGTCGGCGCCGGCGAGCGCGTGCTCGTGACCGGCCCCAGCGGCGCGGGCAAGACGACCCTCGCGCACGTCCTCGTGCGCTTCCTCGACTACGCCGGGTCGTACACCGTGGGCGGCGTGGAGGCGCGCGAGCTCTCCGGCGACGACCTCCGACGCACCGTGGGGCTGTGCGAGCAGACGCCGTACCTCTTCGACGAGTCCGTGCGCCAGAACCTCCTGTTCGCCCGCGACACCGCGACCGACGCCGACCTCCTCGCGGTCCTGGAGCGCGTGGGGCTGGGGGCGTGGGTGGCCGAACGCGGCGGGCTGGACGCGCGCGTGGGCGACCGCGGCGCGCTCGTCTCCGGCGGCCAGGCGCAGCGCCTCGCCCTCGCGCGCGCCCTGCTGCGCGGTTTCCCCGTGCTCGTGCTGGACGAGCCGACCGCCGGCGTCGACCCCGCCGCATCCGACGCCCTGCTGCGCGACCTGCTCGGGGCGGTCCGTCCGGATCAGGCGGTCGTGCTCATCTCGCACATCGACGTGCCACCCGACCTCATCGACCGTTCCGTGCGTCTGGAGTCCGGCCGCCTGGCCTGACCCGCCCCCGCCGAAAGTGCATCACCTCGGCGAATCCGCACCGGATCCGGTGCACTCTCGCCGGGAGGATGCCGCCACAACATCGCCGCCGGGTTCCGGCTCCCGCATCGCCGAGCACAGCACCGCGGCGATGGTGCTCGGGGAGAAGCTCAGCACCATCGACCTGGTCGCCTACTTCGGTCTTGGAAGAACGCCCGCCGACTGAGTCGGCGGGCGATTCCGTGTATGGCTACCGTTGTAGCGACGAGCGTGGGGCGGTGGACGCTTCCCGCTTCTGCTTGTCAGTGCCGTGCCAGATGTACGCGATGACGCCGAGCACCGCAGCCGGTGCGATGGCGCACAAGCCCATGAACCCCAGCCCTGCTCCGAACCCGTCGTTGGCGAACACGGGACCCGCGGCCGTCCCGATGACCAGAATGGTGACGGTGGCAGCGATCAACAGTCGGTTGCGATGCTTGAGGGTCATGTCTTATCCACCTCCGGGGTGAGAGACCGGTCGGCAGACTACCTGGGTGTAGTTCGGCCCGGTGGGCCCGTCGGTGAAGTACACCCACAGCTCGTCGTTGCTGGGGCAGAACCCGTTGCCGGCGATGTACTCGTTGGCGACGGAGACGGCCAGTCCGGCTGCAGCCCCAACGATGGGGTTGAGCGCGGTGATGGCGATGACGAGCGCACCGGTGGCGCCGGTCTTGATGGCGCGCTGGTCGGTGTTGTTGAAGGAATGTACGTCCCCTCGCTGTCACCACCGACCGCCAGGTTCGGGGTCACCGTTCCCGGTGCCGTCGGCTCCGGCGGCACAGCCAGGGCGAAGTCGCCCTCGGGGAAGTGGTACAGGTTCGAGGTGCCGGACTCGGTCTGAATCACCTCGAACGGGATACCCGCGGCTTGGAAGTCCGCGTGCGCTTGACGGGCCTGCTCCGCGGTGATCGTGGGAGCTTCCTGCTCCACGACGGCCGGTGCTGGTTCCGCCGCCGAAGCCGGCGCCGGGGCCCACAGGAACGGTGCGGTCAGGGCTGCGGCTGCTGTCGCGACCGCCAGCGCCAGCCGGGGCCGGCGTACTCGTGATCTTCCTGCTGATTCGTGCATGGTGCTTACCTCGCTCTCATCAGTCAGTGCGTCACGAGCGCCACGTTGCTCCCGTCAGGGGAGCATCGACGGTCGGGGCTGGACCGCGGATGGGGAGATGGACCCAGTGATCCAGGTGATGGCGCTCATGTTTCATGGGCATGCGCGGTCAGGGTCGGGGCAGTGACCCGATCTCGGTTCCATCCCGGTCGAACAGGACGAGCCGGTCGCCCTGCACCTTCGCAGATCCTGCCGCGCCCAGCCAGGCTTCCTCCTGCCCGGCGCACGCCATCAGGGTCATCGCGACGTCGTCGAATGTCACGGTGTCGGGGCTCTCGGCGCGCCAGTGCCCGCCGAGGGAGTTGCACCCGTCGTTGCCGAACAGCTGCCCGTCGCTGGCGAGTT
Coding sequences within:
- the moaA gene encoding GTP 3',8-cyclase MoaA, whose product is MRGAAPEGQTGALADTHGRIHRDLRISLTDRCSLRCTYCMPEQGNEWLAKTSILTVDEIVEIATVAASLGVTTFRLTGGEPLLRTDIVDVVRRIATIRGADGPVEVAMTTNGIRLPELLPDLVDAGLARLNISIDTVRRDRFAALTRRDRLDDVLAGIAAAAASPLRPLKLNAVAMRGVNDDELVDLVQYAVDVGAQMRFIEQMPLDAGHTWDRTTMVTREEILAALAERWELTAVPGRGGAPAETWLLDGGPHRVGVIASVTAPFCGACDRLRLTADGQLRNCLFSIAEYDLLPVLRADSTASRAEGIAERLRACVHGKLPGHAINDPAFLQPPRGMNAIGG
- a CDS encoding cytochrome ubiquinol oxidase subunit I gives rise to the protein MELLDPLLLARWQFGLTTLYHYLFVPLTLGLALVTAIFQTVWYRTGDVKWLHLTRFFGKIFLINFAMGVVTGIVQEFQFGMNWSSYSRFVGDVFGAPLAFEGLLAFFLEATFIGLWIFGWDKLPRLAHLASIWMAAIGATLSAYFILAANAFMQNPVGYEMAADGSRAELVDFWALLTNPVALAAFPHTITSAWMFAAAVLIAVSAWHLMRHQNVETMRTSLRFGMWFMVISFVGVAISGDQLSIVMTATQPMKMAAAEAMYDSACGADASFSLFSIGTPDGSEEIWSLRVPYLLSLLSTHSLDGCVEGINDLQALYNEQFGPGDYTPIIWITYWSFRWMMGLGGIAALLSVAGLWVTRKKSTFQMKPWMWRVFVWSAPLPLLGSLVGWVFTEMGRQPWIVFSLMLTEDGVSPSVPGWNVLVSLIAFTAIYATLAVVELGLIIKYAQKGPDPLPDPDAPAEPDSVENTPTTVY
- the cydB gene encoding cytochrome d ubiquinol oxidase subunit II, which produces MDLAYLWFWIVGFLFVGYFVLDGFDFGVGMSLPFLGKDDISRRQIINTIGPVWDLNETWVIVAGACLFAAFPEWYATLFSGFYLPLLVILLALIARGVSFEYRHQRDSLRWKRNFDRMIIVGSALPAFLWGVAVANIVQGVPIDADFEFTGTVLTLLNPYGLLGGLTTLLLFFVHGVYFVALKTDGKVHADARRLATKAGVLAVAVAAVFVAWTVFAHFSLPVLALGAVAAVLLISSVLANLRDREGWAFGFGAATILTAVLMLWFALFPNVMPSSTDPAFSLTIENASSTDYTLTIMSWAALIFLPLVLAYQGWTYWVFRKRVTRDRIEKAAQLAH
- the cydD gene encoding thiol reductant ABC exporter subunit CydD — protein: MSATTGTQRRRGPVDPRLLTYARASRGFLAVSAALVLAQTGVIVGFAWTLTSALVGAIEGTPVAELLPLLGAAAGLVLVRAILVLASERVSARGGAAASLQLRQALINAVGRLGPGWLGSRNAAALAVTAGHGLEALDAYFGRYLPQLVATALTTPLLIGAIALADPLSGLTVILTIPLIPLFMVLIGLATRAVQRRQYDTLGRLAARFADTVEGLGTLKAFGRDRRAADGIEEVTRRYKRETMAVLRVSFLSGFALEFLASISVAIVAVTIGFRLLAGDMELLVGLFVLLLAPEAYLPLRQVGVQFHAASEGVAATDEIFGVLDAAASAPAPAARPAGGSRIRTRGLAVRRGERMLTPVDLAIDPGRVTWLRGASGAGKSSVVAALLGFTPYEGEILVDDAVRADARDCIAWAGQRAGLVSGTVAANVGLGADDVDAALVRACLADAQAADIDPGLLLGAGGSGLSGGQAQRVAVARALYRLRSGDARVLVLDEPSSALDAGTEAALWRSIRGIADEGAGVLLVSHRASAASIADDVVTLAAPQDAAGAGIVADDPRETTDGGRS
- the cydC gene encoding thiol reductant ABC exporter subunit CydC codes for the protein MNGRVRSILRAAQPSPRRFAPAVLAGVGTAVSAIALLAASAWLIARAAEQPLVLYLSAAVVAVRAFALGRGVFRYLERLAGHDAALGRLATVRAGLVRDIVPLSPDGLGRARRGEMLSSLVDDVEELQNLPLRVVQPLAVAVLVSLASVVFVAFVSWPAALTLLLCLAVAFALAVGLGWAAGARAERAIAPLRAAVADDVFDLLVSLDVLTAFGGLDAARARVRTADERLRRAVVRRGVAQGATSAAVSLLAGLASLLALVVAAPGVADGTLSGPGLAVVVLLPMAVFEVFGPVPLALASWRQVRGAAERIAETVPDRIPEGLPHDEPAPTGAAPALGDGLVLRDVRAHWPARSDADADAGRLVDVSLRVGAGERVLVTGPSGAGKTTLAHVLVRFLDYAGSYTVGGVEARELSGDDLRRTVGLCEQTPYLFDESVRQNLLFARDTATDADLLAVLERVGLGAWVAERGGLDARVGDRGALVSGGQAQRLALARALLRGFPVLVLDEPTAGVDPAASDALLRDLLGAVRPDQAVVLISHIDVPPDLIDRSVRLESGRLA
- a CDS encoding META domain-containing protein, translating into MFRRIAFALAVAGVLALAACSQEPAAATGRWGSASDSGPYLELASDGQLFGNDGCNSLGGHWRAESPDTVTFDDVAMTLMACAGQEEAWLGAAGSAKVQGDRLVLFDRDGTEIGSLPRP